The following coding sequences lie in one Balneola vulgaris DSM 17893 genomic window:
- a CDS encoding rod shape-determining protein, protein MSDNYGIPSPASSKNKQKKGLLDFLYTDIAIDLGTANTLIYARGQGIVLDEPSIVALNQNNVPVTTGHEARLMHEKTHRNIRTVRPLRDGVIADFEVAEHMIRGMIKKVKMKWYSSTRQMVICVPSGITEVERRAVRDSAEHAGAKEVYLVDEPMAAAIGIGLDVHEPVGSMIVDIGGGTTEIAVIALSGIVYAQSVRLGGDELNEDIINYFRRNHNLLIGERTAEKIKCEIGSAAPLDEELEMITKGRDLVNGVPRTRHITSKDAREAIAESVNTIVESITKSLEQTPPELSADILDRGIMLTGGGALLKNLDKLIMETTDLPVHIAEDPLTAVVRGTGAILENLEYYRPVIS, encoded by the coding sequence ATGTCTGACAATTACGGAATCCCATCGCCGGCGTCTTCTAAGAACAAGCAAAAGAAAGGGCTACTCGATTTTTTATATACTGATATCGCAATCGATCTTGGTACAGCGAATACTTTAATTTACGCACGTGGTCAAGGCATTGTATTGGATGAGCCTTCCATCGTAGCATTAAACCAAAATAACGTACCAGTTACCACGGGGCATGAAGCTCGTTTGATGCACGAGAAAACGCATAGGAACATACGAACAGTACGTCCGTTGCGTGATGGTGTAATTGCTGATTTTGAAGTTGCCGAACATATGATTCGTGGCATGATCAAAAAGGTAAAGATGAAGTGGTATTCATCTACTCGCCAAATGGTTATTTGCGTACCAAGTGGTATAACCGAAGTAGAAAGACGTGCGGTACGCGACAGTGCTGAACACGCAGGTGCTAAAGAAGTATATCTTGTAGATGAACCGATGGCAGCGGCTATTGGGATTGGACTTGATGTACATGAGCCTGTTGGAAGTATGATTGTAGATATTGGTGGTGGAACCACTGAAATTGCAGTAATCGCACTTTCAGGTATTGTATATGCTCAATCTGTACGTTTAGGTGGAGATGAGTTAAATGAAGACATCATCAATTACTTCCGTCGCAATCACAACTTACTGATAGGTGAGCGAACCGCAGAAAAAATTAAGTGTGAGATTGGATCTGCCGCACCACTTGATGAAGAACTTGAGATGATCACTAAAGGTCGTGATTTAGTAAATGGTGTTCCAAGAACACGCCATATTACTAGTAAAGATGCTCGCGAAGCTATCGCTGAATCTGTGAACACCATTGTTGAATCTATTACAAAATCACTTGAGCAAACCCCACCAGAATTATCAGCTGATATTCTAGACCGTGGTATTATGTTAACCGGTGGTGGCGCGCTTCTAAAGAACTTGGATAAATTGATTATGGAGACTACAGATCTTCCTGTTCATATTGCGGAAGATCCATTAACTGCTGTAGTTCGCGGAACGGGGGCAATCTTAGAGAACTTAGAATATTATCGCCCGGTGATTTCATAA
- the mreC gene encoding rod shape-determining protein MreC: MRFKILKVGEAKDYIITAFLLLLSITIAISRNQGGINSLRQVSITTISVLQSPLANIRTYRQALQTNTYLQRQNILLQDELSKLRSIEQENMVLRNLLAFRDSTNYELIPTLIIGKELNSINTSLTINAGKRDSVKTGMPLVTSDGLLGKVILTNQKYAQILPYSNTLFRVSAIIQENQAPGIVSWSGRSDAQLVLDFIPKTIPVNQGATVVTSGFSNEFPKGIPIGSVVDIEFEEGKETQRIFLKPFASLVEASHGFLINFQPDTAVVNLESQFNEIFDQ; this comes from the coding sequence ATGCGATTTAAGATCCTTAAAGTTGGAGAAGCCAAAGACTACATAATAACTGCCTTTCTACTTCTGCTATCAATTACTATAGCTATTAGCAGAAACCAAGGCGGTATAAATAGTTTACGTCAAGTTTCTATTACTACCATAAGCGTTCTACAATCACCTCTAGCAAATATTCGAACTTACCGCCAGGCGTTGCAAACAAACACTTACCTGCAACGCCAAAATATCTTACTTCAAGATGAGCTCAGTAAATTACGCTCTATTGAACAAGAGAATATGGTGCTTAGAAATTTATTAGCCTTTCGTGATTCAACCAACTACGAGCTTATCCCTACTCTTATTATTGGTAAGGAGCTAAACAGCATCAACACGAGTTTGACGATTAATGCTGGGAAGCGTGATAGTGTTAAAACAGGCATGCCACTTGTTACCTCAGATGGACTTTTAGGCAAAGTTATTTTAACCAATCAAAAATATGCCCAAATACTTCCATACAGTAATACCTTATTCAGAGTAAGTGCTATCATTCAGGAAAATCAAGCACCAGGCATCGTATCATGGAGTGGGCGTTCAGATGCTCAGCTTGTCTTAGATTTCATTCCAAAAACAATTCCTGTTAACCAAGGTGCCACTGTTGTTACTTCTGGTTTTAGCAATGAATTCCCAAAAGGCATCCCAATTGGCTCGGTAGTAGATATAGAATTTGAAGAAGGTAAAGAAACACAGCGCATCTTTTTAAAGCCTTTTGCCTCATTGGTTGAAGCCTCACACGGTTTTCTAATCAATTTCCAACCCGACACAGCTGTCGTTAATTTGGAATCTCAATTCAATGAAATATTTGATCAATAG
- the mrdA gene encoding penicillin-binding protein 2 — protein sequence MSIHTPNRARTSIIALQVIMFLMCMIVLGRVFYLQIIQFEVYDELGERNSLRQEYVEPARGLIYDRNGQLLVDNQPIYSITITPQDFEDENIPLLSELLGEPDSLITALVNKAKSYSRFRTSNLITDVSFNTFSLIQENTWQLPGIGHKIDSKRNYPAEGLKGSHVFGYLREADEDDYNNNNKSIRLGDKIGKSGLELIYEDSLRGDLGIQYVKVNALGQSLGYFNEQKNTTSPVQGDNIYTTLDADLQSFAEELMEGKQGAIVAMNPKNGAILALVSSPEYDVRKLAGRIDNEYWAYINMDSTRPLYNRAISSRQPPGSTFKPLMGIIGLHLGIVNVDTEIYNSGFYMRGRPIKDLAEPGNYDLEKAIAYSSNTYFLHVMDKIATSGQLNTWSNLVKDFGLGVPNNIDLPSANRGIIPDSTYLDRHFGKNKWGLGDILMFGIGQGLVSASPIQIAQMTSTIANGGYKINPHLVQVIQEADGTTYTPTITTEKIDWVKEEYLETVKRGMRRVVMEGSGSYRANFKEIPTAGKTGTAQNPHGEDHAWFTSFAPYDDPQIVVTVLAENYGFASQSSAPIASLIIEKYLTGEVSRKYLYEYVLNVKPRISDPDDDE from the coding sequence TTGAGTATTCATACTCCAAATAGAGCACGAACATCTATTATAGCCCTACAAGTCATCATGTTCTTAATGTGCATGATTGTATTGGGGAGAGTATTCTACTTACAAATAATTCAATTCGAAGTTTATGACGAACTCGGTGAAAGAAATTCACTGCGTCAAGAATATGTAGAACCTGCACGTGGATTAATCTATGACAGAAATGGTCAACTCCTTGTAGATAATCAACCCATCTACTCTATCACCATCACTCCTCAAGATTTTGAGGATGAAAACATTCCATTACTATCCGAATTATTAGGTGAGCCAGATTCTTTAATAACTGCTCTTGTCAATAAAGCTAAGTCTTATTCGCGGTTTAGAACCTCTAATTTAATTACCGATGTAAGCTTTAATACATTTTCATTGATTCAAGAAAACACTTGGCAGTTACCGGGTATTGGTCATAAAATTGACAGTAAAAGAAATTATCCTGCTGAAGGTTTAAAGGGGTCGCACGTATTCGGTTATTTACGTGAAGCGGATGAAGACGATTATAACAACAACAACAAGTCGATTAGACTGGGCGATAAAATCGGAAAAAGTGGGCTCGAATTAATCTATGAAGACAGCTTACGTGGTGATTTAGGTATTCAATATGTGAAGGTGAATGCCTTAGGACAATCATTGGGCTACTTCAATGAACAAAAGAATACTACTTCACCTGTTCAAGGGGATAACATCTACACCACTTTGGATGCAGATTTACAATCCTTTGCTGAAGAATTAATGGAAGGCAAGCAAGGTGCAATTGTAGCCATGAACCCAAAAAACGGGGCTATTTTAGCATTAGTAAGCTCCCCAGAGTACGACGTTCGTAAACTTGCAGGCCGCATCGACAATGAATATTGGGCTTATATAAATATGGACTCCACTCGCCCATTGTATAATCGCGCTATTTCAAGTAGACAGCCCCCAGGATCAACCTTTAAACCATTGATGGGTATTATTGGGCTTCATCTTGGAATCGTTAATGTAGATACCGAGATTTATAACAGTGGTTTTTATATGAGAGGTAGACCCATTAAAGATCTTGCTGAACCGGGTAATTATGATCTTGAAAAAGCCATCGCTTATTCAAGTAATACCTACTTTTTGCATGTAATGGACAAGATTGCCACTTCTGGGCAATTAAATACCTGGAGTAATCTAGTTAAAGACTTTGGACTTGGAGTTCCAAACAATATCGATTTACCGAGTGCCAATAGAGGAATTATCCCAGATAGCACCTATTTAGACCGCCATTTCGGTAAGAATAAATGGGGCCTTGGCGATATCCTTATGTTTGGAATTGGCCAAGGATTAGTGTCTGCTTCTCCGATTCAAATTGCACAAATGACAAGTACCATAGCCAATGGTGGGTATAAAATTAACCCCCATCTTGTACAAGTTATTCAAGAAGCAGATGGCACAACTTATACTCCAACCATCACTACCGAAAAAATTGATTGGGTAAAAGAGGAGTATTTAGAAACGGTGAAAAGAGGTATGCGACGCGTTGTAATGGAAGGGAGTGGTAGCTATAGAGCCAACTTCAAAGAAATCCCAACTGCGGGTAAAACCGGTACTGCTCAGAACCCACATGGAGAAGATCATGCATGGTTTACTTCCTTCGCCCCTTATGATGACCCACAAATTGTTGTTACGGTACTTGCTGAGAATTATGGCTTTGCCTCTCAGTCGTCGGCCCCTATTGCTTCTTTGATTATAGAAAAATACTTAACGGGTGAAGTATCTAGAAAATACTTGTACGAATACGTACTTAATGTAAAGCCAAGAATCTCAGATCCAGACGACGATGAATAA
- the rodA gene encoding rod shape-determining protein RodA, producing MNNFRDFNWSIVLAWLVLAMIGLVAIYSATRGPVAEFLPSFILRNFSKQAVFVGLSIALVFGFQLISPRSYMQLSYVFYGIGLLLMIATFLFGAEINGAKSWIRFGPVNIQSSELMKIATILATAQYLTSRRDISAENIRYALTAVMMILIPTAFVILQNDFGTAIVFLSLIPVMLFWSGLPYGVSIFIVSPAIILYLTVFDWVYGAIAVAIISFVIFMVQKRIWLTLASVVTGIVTVVGVNVALTKILQPHQIARVMAFTNPQYDPTGAGWNVIQAKTAIGSGGIWGKGFMEGTQTQLKFLPEQWTDFVSCVVGEEFGFMGLGLLIVTFLFLFMRLLKAASTHKHPFAQLVTVSVASVFFIHFIINLGSATALLPVIGIPLPFVSYGGSAFLTNSLMLAICLNMDFYKREFSIYR from the coding sequence ATGAATAACTTTAGAGATTTTAACTGGTCTATTGTTTTAGCTTGGCTCGTATTAGCTATGATAGGATTAGTGGCTATTTATAGTGCTACTAGAGGCCCTGTTGCTGAATTCTTACCGAGTTTCATTCTAAGAAACTTTAGTAAACAAGCGGTATTTGTTGGCCTTTCAATCGCTTTAGTATTTGGCTTTCAGCTGATTTCTCCGCGTTCCTATATGCAATTATCCTATGTGTTCTATGGCATCGGATTACTCCTTATGATAGCCACCTTTTTATTCGGTGCAGAAATTAATGGAGCAAAGAGCTGGATTCGTTTTGGACCTGTCAATATCCAAAGTAGTGAGCTTATGAAGATAGCTACTATTCTAGCTACGGCTCAATACCTAACTAGTAGACGAGATATCAGCGCTGAAAACATTCGATATGCTTTAACAGCCGTGATGATGATCCTAATCCCAACGGCTTTTGTGATCCTGCAAAATGACTTTGGTACAGCCATCGTATTTCTTTCTTTAATCCCCGTTATGCTATTCTGGTCGGGCTTACCCTATGGAGTTTCTATCTTCATCGTGTCGCCTGCTATCATTCTTTACTTAACCGTTTTTGATTGGGTATATGGGGCCATTGCTGTAGCCATTATCTCATTTGTCATCTTTATGGTTCAGAAAAGAATTTGGCTAACCTTAGCTTCTGTTGTCACCGGTATAGTAACCGTGGTTGGTGTGAACGTGGCCTTAACCAAGATTCTTCAACCCCACCAGATTGCTCGAGTGATGGCATTCACCAATCCTCAGTACGACCCAACCGGAGCGGGGTGGAATGTAATTCAAGCTAAAACGGCTATAGGCTCTGGGGGAATCTGGGGTAAAGGCTTTATGGAAGGAACTCAAACTCAGTTGAAATTCTTACCCGAGCAATGGACTGACTTTGTAAGTTGCGTAGTTGGTGAAGAGTTTGGCTTCATGGGTCTTGGCCTACTCATCGTTACTTTCTTATTTCTATTCATGCGCTTACTAAAAGCAGCGAGTACACATAAGCACCCATTTGCTCAGTTAGTAACTGTGAGTGTCGCTTCCGTCTTCTTCATTCACTTTATTATCAACCTTGGGAGTGCAACGGCATTACTTCCTGTGATTGGTATTCCCCTACCCTTCGTGAGTTATGGAGGTTCAGCTTTTTTAACGAATTCACTTATGCTAGCCATATGTTTAAATATGGACTTCTATAAACGTGAATTTAGTATTTATCGCTAG
- a CDS encoding ribonuclease HII — protein MVESRLKIEKQLWKEGFQRIMGLDEVGRGCLAGPVVAAGVILKAGTKIEGIRDSKQISEFERFEIEKEIKAKALFYTVQEGSLAEIDELNILWASINTMQKCVEIAGANPDYLLVDGNRYTTSLVPFTCVVKGDDKSMSIGAASILAKNYRDRLMRKLATEYPEYKWDENVGYPTPAHKQALQTFGFTEYHRKSFKLGTTLAYKKK, from the coding sequence ATGGTAGAAAGTAGACTTAAAATTGAAAAACAACTGTGGAAAGAAGGCTTTCAGCGAATAATGGGATTGGATGAAGTTGGGAGAGGATGCTTAGCAGGACCCGTTGTTGCAGCAGGCGTTATTTTGAAGGCAGGCACAAAGATTGAAGGCATTCGAGATAGTAAACAGATATCTGAATTTGAGCGCTTTGAGATTGAAAAAGAGATCAAAGCCAAGGCATTGTTTTATACGGTTCAAGAAGGTTCATTAGCAGAAATTGATGAGTTAAACATTTTATGGGCTTCAATTAACACCATGCAAAAATGTGTTGAGATAGCCGGTGCAAACCCCGATTACCTTTTGGTGGATGGGAATCGATATACTACATCCTTAGTGCCTTTTACTTGTGTAGTGAAAGGGGATGATAAGTCGATGAGTATTGGAGCTGCTTCAATTCTAGCTAAAAACTATAGAGATCGATTGATGAGAAAGTTAGCTACGGAATATCCTGAGTATAAATGGGATGAAAATGTAGGCTACCCTACTCCAGCACATAAACAAGCATTGCAAACTTTTGGGTTTACCGAATACCATCGAAAAAGCTTTAAACTGGGTACTACTTTAGCTTATAAGAAAAAGTAA
- a CDS encoding vWA domain-containing protein yields the protein MNFRYFEWNEKFGRNNTQGAFDTLWNLFQELLTVASGDVGQALRWLTELDKEYSITDQFDEEYSLGDFLDDLKDRGYIEKDDSDQVVITRKTERSLRQKSLNEIFKNLQKGGVGDHKTPYSGKGLERQPETRAWIPGDDIGQIDSVGTMLNMLNHSSIECFELQENDLSVYDTDHHTSVSTVLLIDISHSMILYGEDRITPAKKVAMALSELIMTNFAKDSLDIIVFGNEAWEISVEDLPYLKVGPYHTNTLQGLERARHILQRKKFANKQIFMITDGKPSAMFENGKLYKNSFGLDRKIVNKVLDEAVKCRREKITITTFMITSDPYLQGFVRELTEANKGKAYYASLDELGGYIFEDYIQNRRKNVK from the coding sequence ATGAATTTCAGATATTTTGAATGGAACGAAAAATTTGGTCGCAATAATACCCAAGGTGCGTTCGATACACTTTGGAATTTATTTCAAGAATTACTCACCGTTGCAAGTGGAGATGTAGGCCAAGCCTTACGATGGCTAACAGAACTAGATAAAGAGTACAGCATTACCGACCAATTTGATGAAGAGTATTCCTTAGGTGACTTTCTAGACGATTTAAAAGATCGTGGATACATAGAAAAAGATGATAGCGATCAAGTTGTTATTACTCGCAAAACAGAACGTAGTTTGCGCCAAAAATCGCTCAATGAAATCTTTAAAAATCTTCAAAAAGGTGGTGTGGGTGATCATAAAACACCTTATTCAGGCAAAGGCTTAGAACGACAACCTGAAACTCGTGCATGGATTCCTGGGGATGATATCGGACAAATTGATAGTGTAGGCACCATGTTGAATATGCTCAATCACAGTTCTATTGAGTGTTTTGAACTTCAAGAAAATGATTTATCGGTGTACGATACAGATCATCATACATCGGTGAGTACTGTTCTTTTAATCGATATCAGCCATTCTATGATATTATATGGCGAAGACCGAATCACCCCTGCCAAAAAAGTAGCTATGGCATTGTCGGAACTGATTATGACCAATTTCGCAAAAGACTCGCTAGATATAATAGTATTTGGCAATGAAGCATGGGAAATTAGCGTAGAAGACCTTCCCTACTTAAAAGTAGGCCCTTACCATACCAACACCCTTCAAGGGCTTGAGAGAGCTCGCCACATCCTTCAGCGAAAGAAGTTCGCGAACAAGCAAATCTTTATGATTACTGATGGGAAACCATCTGCTATGTTTGAAAATGGGAAGCTTTATAAAAACAGTTTCGGCTTAGATCGGAAGATTGTAAATAAAGTGCTAGACGAAGCTGTGAAATGTAGAAGAGAGAAAATCACTATCACTACATTTATGATTACGAGTGACCCTTACTTACAGGGGTTTGTGCGAGAACTTACTGAAGCTAATAAAGGTAAGGCCTATTATGCATCGCTCGACGAATTAGGTGGGTATATCTTTGAAGATTACATTCAGAATAGACGAAAGAATGTGAAATAA
- a CDS encoding OmpH family outer membrane protein, with protein sequence MLKKISLGIAFIFISLISVNTYAQDTKIGFINPQAVLNRMPEMKAIQQRLKNFADRKTQELAQQEAALQTALTNYEQKRGVISDEAKQAEEQKLQQMNMELAQAERTAQNEVQAKRNELLGPLLSQIGDAINAVAERKGLSYVLNTTTNTGDMIILYASQSYAAEYNITDAVMQELGI encoded by the coding sequence ATGCTTAAGAAGATCTCGCTAGGAATAGCATTTATATTTATCTCTCTCATTTCAGTTAATACCTACGCACAGGATACAAAAATTGGGTTTATCAACCCTCAAGCTGTGCTTAACAGAATGCCTGAAATGAAAGCCATTCAGCAAAGACTTAAGAATTTTGCCGATCGTAAAACTCAAGAATTAGCTCAACAAGAAGCAGCACTTCAAACTGCTTTAACTAACTATGAGCAGAAAAGAGGAGTTATTTCTGATGAAGCAAAACAAGCGGAAGAACAAAAGCTTCAGCAAATGAACATGGAATTAGCTCAAGCTGAAAGAACGGCTCAAAATGAAGTTCAAGCTAAAAGAAACGAACTTCTAGGACCACTTCTTTCTCAAATCGGCGATGCAATTAATGCAGTAGCTGAGCGCAAAGGCTTATCGTATGTATTGAATACGACCACAAACACTGGTGATATGATTATTCTTTATGCTTCTCAGTCGTATGCTGCAGAATACAACATCACTGATGCTGTAATGCAAGAATTAGGAATCTAA
- a CDS encoding OmpH family outer membrane protein: MKKLLLLTLFILVGAIQVNAQVKVGYTNPEVILSRMPEIQEIDQQIGQMLTEKDSLLAIKAADLQKMIEDYEAAKNSMSAEARQAREQQLIEKNAEFEQERENSLNEVQQKQLALINPVKARVFEAIQAVADELGLDMVLNEGSVNGGAIIFYADDAQKNITELVLEKLKQS; the protein is encoded by the coding sequence ATGAAAAAATTATTATTACTAACCTTATTTATCCTTGTGGGCGCCATTCAGGTGAATGCTCAAGTAAAGGTTGGATACACGAATCCTGAAGTTATTCTCTCGAGAATGCCAGAAATCCAAGAAATCGATCAACAAATCGGCCAAATGTTGACTGAAAAGGATTCGCTATTAGCCATTAAAGCAGCTGATCTTCAAAAAATGATTGAAGATTACGAAGCAGCTAAAAACAGTATGTCGGCAGAAGCTCGTCAAGCTCGTGAGCAACAGCTAATTGAAAAAAACGCTGAGTTCGAACAAGAACGTGAAAATAGTCTAAATGAAGTTCAGCAAAAGCAATTAGCACTTATCAACCCAGTGAAGGCTCGTGTATTTGAGGCTATTCAAGCTGTGGCGGATGAGCTAGGACTTGATATGGTATTAAATGAAGGCTCTGTAAACGGCGGTGCTATCATTTTTTATGCTGACGATGCTCAGAAGAATATTACGGAGTTGGTACTAGAAAAATTAAAACAATCATAA
- a CDS encoding OmpH family outer membrane protein, whose protein sequence is MQFRFIYPVILAVLLSTSVVGQDQKIGFYESDFVLSKIPEYAGIEQRLQVLSDSWQQQIQVIEEEIQALEKDFEAKEILYTEELKAEKRKEISLKKQEKENYIAQKFGPNGEYFSKQRELLEPIQRQVSAAVRTVAQRQGFDFVFDRSGDIYMIYARGEWNLNEAILLELGIEIE, encoded by the coding sequence ATGCAATTCAGATTCATATATCCCGTTATTCTAGCAGTCTTGCTTTCTACATCGGTTGTAGGGCAAGATCAAAAAATAGGTTTCTATGAATCTGACTTTGTACTTTCTAAGATCCCTGAGTATGCTGGTATTGAACAAAGACTACAAGTTTTAAGCGATAGCTGGCAACAACAAATTCAGGTTATTGAGGAAGAAATTCAGGCACTAGAAAAAGACTTTGAAGCCAAAGAAATCCTGTATACAGAAGAATTAAAAGCTGAAAAAAGGAAGGAAATCAGCTTAAAGAAACAAGAAAAAGAAAATTATATAGCTCAAAAATTTGGCCCTAATGGTGAATACTTCTCAAAACAAAGAGAACTATTAGAGCCTATACAACGCCAAGTATCCGCGGCGGTTCGCACAGTTGCACAGCGCCAAGGCTTTGATTTTGTATTCGATCGTTCGGGCGACATCTACATGATATATGCCCGAGGAGAATGGAATTTGAACGAAGCCATATTATTGGAACTTGGTATCGAAATTGAATAA